The Jiangella sp. DSM 45060 genome contains the following window.
GCTGCTGCTGGCCATCGGCGTCGCCACGGCGGCGTGGTGGTACGGGTCGGGACGGTGGGAGTCGACGCCTTCGCTGCTCGGCCTCACCGCCGAGCAGGCCGAGGCGCGCGCCGACGACTCCGGGTTCAACGCGGTCAACGGCGGCGAGCAGTACTCCGAGTCGGTCGAGGCCGGCCAGGTCGTGAGCACCGATCCGGCGCCGGGCGAACGGCTGCTCGGCGGCGCCGAGATCACCTACGTGCTGTCGCTCGGCCCGGAACGCTACGAGGTGCCGGAGCTGGTCGGGCAGACCGTCGATCAGGCGAACGAGCTGGCGGCGCCGCTGTCGATGACGGTCCGCGTCGAGGACGAGGTCTACCACGACGAGGTGGAGGCCGGGCTGATCCTGACCCAGAGCATCGAGCCGGGCGAGCAGGTGCGCCGCGACACCGAGGTCGTGGTCACCGTCAGCCGCGGGCCGCAGCCGGTCGAGATCGAGGACTTCACCGGCCGCTCCGGCGAAGAGGCGCAGGCCGCGCTCGCCGAGGCCGGGTTCACCGTCAACCGGCAGGAACAGACCTCCGAGGACGTCGAGGCGGGCCTGGTCATCTCGCAGGACCCCGCCTCCGGCACCGGTTTCCGCAACGACGAGATCACGATCATCGTCTCCTCCGGGCCGGAATTGATCGAGGTTCCGAATGTGCGCGGCGAAAGAGTGGAAAGGGCCGAGGAAATCCTCCGCGAAGCGGGCTTCGTGCCCGAGGCCGTCGATCTCTTCCCCGAGTTCGGCAGCAGCGGCCGCGGCGACCGCGTCCAGAACCAGGAGCCCGCGGCCGGTGAGCAACTGCCGCGCGGCTCGACCGTCCGCATCATCTACTTCTGACCCGGCCTCCGGCCGACCGAGGACGCACGTGACCGACGCGCTCGCCCTGCTGGGCACCCACCTCCCCGCGGCCGGGAAGCCGGCCACCGTCCCCGAGCGGGCCGCCGCCATGGGCGCGTCGTCGGTGCAGGTGTTCCTCGGCAACCCGCGCGGCTGGGCCATGACGCCCGGCGACCCGGCCACCGACGACGCCTTCCGCGCCGCCGCGGCCGAGCACGGCCTGACGGTGCTCGTGCACGCCGCGTACTTGGTCAACCTCGGCAGCCCGGTGCCCGAGACGGCGCAGCGCTCGGCCGCCGCGCTGGCCCACTCCCTGCGGCGGGCCCGCGACGTGGGCGCCGCCGGGGTCGTCGTCCACACCGGCTCGTGCGTGACGGCGGGGAACCGCGACGACGCGTTACGGCAGGTCCGCGAGCTGCTGCTGCCACTGCTGGACGAGCTCGACGGCACGCCCGGCGGGCCGGAGCTGCTGCTCGAGCCGACCGCCGGCCAGGGCCAGTCGCTGTGCGCGACGATCGACGACCTCGAGCCGTACCTCGGCGCGCTCGACCACCATCCTCGGGCGCGGGTCTGCCTCGACACCTGCCACCTGTACGCGGCCGGCCACGACCTCGCGGCGCCGGGCGGCATGACGGCGATGCTGGACCGGTTCGCCGACGTCGCCGGCGCGGACCGGCTGGCGGCCGTCCATGCGAACGACTCGATGGACGGCTGCGGCTCGTTCCGCGACCGTCACCAGCGCATCGGCAAGGGGCACATCGGCGCCGCCGCGTTCGGCGAACTGCTGCACCACAAATCGGTCGCCGGATTGCCGGTGGTGCTGGAGACGCCGGGCGGCCCACCGGCTTATGCCGAAGATCTTTCGATGCTGAAGGAATTACAGCCGAGTTCCCAGAAATAACAACATGAGATGTCAAGTGACCTGATTGTGACCAACTGTCTTACTCCCCGGACAACCCTGCCGAACTAGGCTTTCGGTGCCCTACTTTCGAGTCTGGGGACGAGGCGGGAGGTTGCGTCATGGTGGTCGTGATGTCGCCCGAAGCGACGCCGGAACAGATCGACGCCGTCGTGGCGCGGGTCCGCACCATCGGCGGCGAGGCGTTCGTCAGCCGCGGCGTCCA
Protein-coding sequences here:
- a CDS encoding deoxyribonuclease IV is translated as MTDALALLGTHLPAAGKPATVPERAAAMGASSVQVFLGNPRGWAMTPGDPATDDAFRAAAAEHGLTVLVHAAYLVNLGSPVPETAQRSAAALAHSLRRARDVGAAGVVVHTGSCVTAGNRDDALRQVRELLLPLLDELDGTPGGPELLLEPTAGQGQSLCATIDDLEPYLGALDHHPRARVCLDTCHLYAAGHDLAAPGGMTAMLDRFADVAGADRLAAVHANDSMDGCGSFRDRHQRIGKGHIGAAAFGELLHHKSVAGLPVVLETPGGPPAYAEDLSMLKELQPSSQK